In Eubalaena glacialis isolate mEubGla1 chromosome 12, mEubGla1.1.hap2.+ XY, whole genome shotgun sequence, a single window of DNA contains:
- the LOC133102476 gene encoding thyrotroph embryonic factor-like, translating into MSDADGGKKPPVEPQAGPGPGPAARERGLQGPFPVVLKKLMENPPREARLHKEKGKEKLEEDEAAAASTMAVSASLMPPIWDKTIQYDGESFHLEYMDLDEFLLENGIPASPTHLAQNLLLPVAELERKESASSSTASPPSSSTAVFHPSETVSSTESSLEKERETPSPIDPNCVEVDVNFNPDPADLVLSSVPGGELFKPWKHRFAEEDLKPQPVIKKAKKVSVPDEQKGGKYWTRRKKNNAAAKRSWDARRLKKNQITIRAAFLEEENTALRTEVAELHKKVGKCKTIMSKYETKYGPL; encoded by the coding sequence ATGTCCGACGCAGACGGCGGAAAGAAGCCACCTGTGGAGCCGcaggcggggccggggccggggcccgCAGCCAGGGAAAGGGGCCTGCAGGGCCCCTTCCCTGTGGTCCTGAAGAAGCTTATGGAGAACCCCCCGCGCGAGGCGCGCCTACataaggaaaaggggaaggaaaagctGGAGGAAGACGAGGCTGCAGCAGCCAGCACCATGGCGGTCTCTGCCTCCCTCATGCCACCCATCTGGGACAAGACCATCCAATATGATGGCGAGTCTTTCCACCTGGAGTACATGGACCTGGATGAGTTCCTGCTGGAGAATGGCATCCCTGCCAGCCCCACCCACCTGGCCCAGAACCTGCTGCTGCCTGTGGCTGAGCTAGAAAGGAAGGAGTCGGCCAGCTCCTCCACGGCGTCCCCACCATCCTCCTCCACCGCTGTCTTTCACCCCTCGGAAACCGTGTCTAGCACAGAATCCTCCctggaaaaggagagggagacaCCCAGTCCCATCGACCCCAACTGCGTGGAGGTGGATGTGAACTTCAATCCCGACCCTGCCGACCTGGTCCTCTCCAGTGTGCCGGGCGGGGAGCTGTTCAAGCCTTGGAAGCACAGGTTTGCAGAGGAGGACCTGAAGCCCCAGCCCGTGATCAAAAAGGCCAAGAAGGTCTCTGTCCCCGACGAGCAGAAGGGCGGAAAGTACTGGACGAGACGCAAGAAGAACAACGCGGCAGCCAAGCGGTCCTGGGACGCCCGGCGCCTGAAGAAGAACCAGATCACCATCCGGGcggccttcctggaggaggagaacaCAGCCCTGCGGACGGAGGTGGCGGAGCTGCACAAGAAGGTGGGCAAGTGCAAGACCATCATGTCCAAGTACGAGACCAAGTACGGGCCCTTGTAA